A portion of the Streptomyces coeruleoprunus genome contains these proteins:
- a CDS encoding mannose-1-phosphate guanyltransferase, whose product MKAVVMAGGEGTRLRPMTSSMPKPLLPVANRPIMEHVLRLLKRHGLTETVVTVQFLASLVKNYFGDGEELGMELTYANEEKPLGTAGSVKNAEEALKDDAFLVISGDALTDFDLSDLIAFHKEKGALVTVCLTRVPNPLEFGITIVDDEGRVERFLEKPTWGQVFSDTVNTGIYVMEPEVFDYVEPDVPVDWSGDVFPQLMKEGKPIYGYVAEGYWEDVGTHESYVKAQADVLEGKVDVELDGFEISPGVWVAEGAEVHPDAVLRGPLYIGDYAKVEADVEIREHTVVGSNVVVKSGAFLHKAVVHDNVYIGPHSNLRGCVIGKNTDIMRAARIEDGAVIGDECLVGEESIVQGNVRVYPFKTIEAGAFVNTSVIWESRGQAHLFGARGVSGILNVEITPELAVRLAGAYATTLKKGATVTTARDHSRGARALKRAVISALQASAIDVRDLENVPLPVARQQTARGSAGGIMIRTTPGVPDSVDIMFFDERGADLSQAGQRKLDRVYARQEYRRAFPGEIGDLSFPASVFDSYTGSLLRNVDTTGISEAGLKVVVDASNGSAGLVLPSLLGRLGVDSLTINPGLDESRPTESAESRRAGLVRLGEIVASARAAFGVRFDTVGERLSLVDERGRIIEDDRALLVMLDLVAAERRSGRVALPVTTTRIAEQVAAYHGTQVDWTTTSPDDLTRVGREESTIFGGDGRGGFIVPEFSSVFDGTAAFVRLIGLVARTQLTLSQIDARIPRAHVLKRDLATPWAVKGLVMRRVVEAAGDRRVDTTDGVRVVEADGRWVLVLPDPAEAVTHLWAEGPDDASAQALLDEWAAVVDSAGR is encoded by the coding sequence ATGAAGGCCGTCGTGATGGCCGGAGGCGAAGGAACCCGACTTCGCCCCATGACCTCGAGCATGCCCAAGCCACTCCTGCCGGTCGCCAACCGGCCGATCATGGAACATGTGCTGCGCCTGCTCAAACGGCATGGGCTCACCGAGACCGTCGTAACCGTGCAGTTTCTCGCCTCGCTCGTCAAAAACTACTTCGGGGACGGCGAAGAGCTCGGAATGGAGCTCACCTACGCCAATGAGGAAAAGCCACTCGGCACCGCCGGCAGCGTCAAGAACGCGGAAGAGGCGCTGAAGGACGACGCCTTCCTCGTCATCTCCGGCGACGCCCTCACCGATTTCGACCTGAGCGACCTCATCGCGTTCCACAAGGAGAAAGGCGCACTCGTCACCGTCTGTCTGACGCGCGTGCCGAACCCGCTGGAATTCGGCATCACCATCGTGGACGACGAGGGCAGAGTCGAGCGCTTCCTGGAGAAGCCCACCTGGGGGCAGGTCTTCTCGGACACCGTCAACACGGGCATCTACGTGATGGAGCCCGAGGTCTTCGACTACGTCGAACCCGACGTCCCGGTCGACTGGTCCGGGGACGTCTTCCCGCAGCTCATGAAGGAAGGCAAGCCGATCTACGGCTATGTCGCCGAGGGCTACTGGGAGGACGTCGGCACCCATGAGAGCTACGTCAAGGCCCAGGCCGACGTGCTCGAAGGCAAGGTCGACGTCGAACTCGACGGCTTCGAGATCTCGCCCGGCGTGTGGGTGGCCGAAGGGGCCGAGGTCCATCCGGACGCCGTCCTGCGCGGGCCGCTCTACATCGGCGACTACGCCAAGGTGGAGGCGGACGTCGAGATCCGCGAGCACACCGTCGTGGGCTCCAACGTGGTCGTGAAGAGTGGCGCCTTCCTGCACAAGGCGGTAGTTCACGACAACGTGTACATCGGTCCGCACAGCAACCTTCGCGGGTGTGTGATCGGCAAGAACACCGACATCATGCGGGCGGCCCGGATCGAGGACGGTGCCGTCATCGGGGACGAGTGCCTCGTCGGTGAGGAATCGATCGTCCAGGGCAACGTGCGGGTCTACCCGTTCAAGACCATCGAGGCCGGCGCCTTCGTCAACACGTCGGTCATCTGGGAGTCCCGCGGGCAGGCGCACCTCTTCGGCGCTCGCGGAGTCTCCGGAATCCTCAACGTCGAGATCACCCCGGAGCTGGCCGTGCGCCTCGCGGGGGCGTACGCGACGACGCTGAAGAAGGGTGCGACCGTCACGACGGCCCGGGACCACTCGCGTGGCGCCCGGGCACTCAAGCGGGCGGTGATCTCCGCGCTCCAGGCCAGCGCCATCGACGTACGGGACCTGGAGAACGTGCCCCTGCCCGTCGCGCGGCAGCAGACCGCACGCGGCAGCGCCGGCGGCATCATGATCCGGACGACACCGGGCGTGCCGGACTCCGTGGACATCATGTTCTTCGACGAGCGGGGCGCGGACCTCTCCCAGGCCGGCCAGCGCAAGCTCGACCGGGTGTACGCGCGCCAGGAGTACCGTCGTGCCTTCCCGGGCGAGATCGGAGACCTGAGCTTCCCGGCGAGCGTCTTCGACTCGTACACGGGATCCCTGCTGCGGAACGTCGACACGACGGGGATCTCCGAGGCGGGGCTGAAGGTCGTCGTCGACGCGTCCAACGGCAGCGCCGGACTCGTGCTGCCCAGCCTCCTCGGACGGCTCGGGGTCGACTCGCTGACGATCAATCCCGGCCTCGACGAGTCGCGGCCCACGGAGTCCGCCGAATCCCGGCGGGCGGGGCTGGTACGGCTCGGGGAGATAGTGGCCTCGGCGAGAGCCGCGTTCGGGGTGCGCTTCGACACCGTCGGTGAGCGGCTGTCGCTCGTCGACGAGCGCGGCCGGATCATCGAGGACGACCGCGCGCTGCTGGTGATGCTCGACCTGGTCGCGGCCGAGCGGCGCAGCGGGCGGGTCGCGCTGCCGGTCACCACCACGCGGATCGCGGAGCAGGTCGCGGCGTACCACGGCACACAGGTCGACTGGACGACCACGTCCCCGGACGATCTCACCCGGGTCGGGCGTGAGGAGTCCACCATCTTCGGTGGGGACGGCCGCGGCGGATTCATCGTCCCGGAGTTCAGCAGCGTCTTCGACGGGACGGCGGCGTTCGTGCGGCTGATCGGCCTGGTGGCGCGTACGCAGCTCACCCTGAGCCAGATCGACGCGCGCATCCCGCGGGCGCATGTGCTCAAGCGGGACCTGGCGACGCCGTGGGCCGTCAAGGGCCTGGTCATGCGGCGGGTCGTGGAGGCGGCCGGGGACCGGCGCGTGGACACGACCGACGGTGTACGGGTGGTCGAGGCCGACGGGCGGTGGGTGCTGGTGCTGCCGGACCCGGCCGAGGCCGTCACCCATCTGTGGGCCGAGGGACCGGACGACGCGTCCGCGCAGGCGCTGCTCGACGAGTGGGCCGCCGTGGTGGACAGCGCCGGGCGGTGA
- a CDS encoding DUF881 domain-containing protein — MSQQPPVRSTGSPPPRPDASMSLLNNVIDHALDDGYAEASARRAAEGGGLPRTLRAKLGLAAGLVLAAIVVTLGAAQTQVSAPVVAKEREELIDRIQAETSAADGLEKKIEELRGEVGRRQREALEQHGGDSSGLVSLLSGATEVEGPGVKLVVDDAEDTEEGGGGPRESTGFSDTGRVRDRDMQRIVNGLWQSGAEAIAINGQRLTALSAIRAAGDAILVDNKPLVPPYTVLAVGDGKRLSTTFQDSADGRYLHALKENFGIRSSISDQEQVRLPAAASLIVRTAQPRTAGTGAGQGTADTGKGTS; from the coding sequence ATGTCGCAGCAGCCCCCCGTTCGGAGCACCGGCTCCCCTCCTCCGCGCCCCGACGCGTCCATGTCGCTGCTGAACAATGTGATCGACCACGCCCTCGACGACGGCTACGCGGAGGCCTCGGCCCGCCGGGCCGCCGAGGGCGGCGGGCTGCCGCGTACGTTGCGCGCCAAGCTGGGCCTCGCCGCCGGCCTCGTCCTGGCCGCCATCGTGGTCACGCTGGGTGCCGCGCAGACGCAGGTCTCGGCGCCGGTGGTGGCGAAGGAGCGCGAGGAGCTGATCGACCGCATCCAGGCGGAGACGTCGGCCGCCGACGGCCTGGAGAAGAAGATCGAGGAGCTGCGCGGCGAGGTGGGGCGGCGGCAGCGGGAGGCGCTGGAGCAGCACGGCGGCGACAGCAGCGGCCTGGTGTCGTTGCTGTCCGGTGCCACCGAGGTCGAGGGGCCGGGCGTGAAGCTCGTCGTCGACGACGCCGAGGACACCGAGGAAGGCGGCGGCGGCCCCCGCGAGAGCACCGGCTTCTCCGACACCGGCCGGGTGCGCGACCGTGACATGCAGCGGATCGTCAACGGGCTGTGGCAGTCCGGTGCGGAGGCCATCGCCATCAACGGGCAGCGGCTGACGGCCCTGTCCGCGATCCGTGCGGCGGGCGACGCCATACTGGTCGACAACAAGCCGCTGGTGCCGCCGTACACGGTGCTGGCGGTGGGGGACGGGAAGAGGCTGAGCACCACGTTCCAGGACAGCGCGGACGGCCGCTATCTGCACGCGCTGAAGGAGAACTTCGGTATCCGCAGCAGCATTTCGGACCAGGAGCAGGTGCGTCTGCCCGCGGCGGCGAGCCTGATCGTACGTACAGCACAGCCGAGGACCGCCGGCACGGGCGCCGGTCAGGGCACGGCAGACACAGGGAAGGGCACATCGTGA
- a CDS encoding DUF881 domain-containing protein, whose amino-acid sequence MSDAHPPHDQPEAQRPAPEPQQTTGRQRLIAGLWPPRVSRAQLVVALLLFGLGLGLAIQVRSTSDEGALRGARQEDLVRILDELDDRSQRLEDERTRLEAQRRELENSSNQAEEARKQTQERERQLGILAGTVAAEGPGITLAIDDPVSAVEPDKLLDTIQELRAAGAEAIQVNGVRVVADTYFSGEAGAIEVDGQKVGAPYLFKVIGKPQDLEPALNIPGGIVQTLEKEQATATVTRSEKIVVDALRPAKRPDYARSSSQ is encoded by the coding sequence ATGAGCGACGCACACCCCCCGCACGACCAGCCCGAGGCGCAGCGCCCGGCGCCGGAGCCCCAGCAGACGACCGGGCGGCAGCGGCTGATCGCCGGCCTGTGGCCACCGCGGGTGTCGCGCGCCCAACTCGTCGTGGCGCTGCTGCTGTTCGGTCTTGGCCTGGGCCTGGCCATCCAGGTGCGCTCGACCAGCGACGAGGGTGCCCTGCGCGGCGCCCGCCAGGAGGACCTGGTGCGGATCCTCGACGAGCTGGACGACCGGTCGCAGCGTCTTGAGGACGAGCGGACGCGTCTCGAGGCCCAGCGCAGGGAGCTGGAGAACAGCTCGAACCAGGCCGAGGAGGCCCGTAAGCAGACCCAGGAGCGGGAGCGGCAGCTCGGCATCCTGGCCGGAACGGTGGCCGCCGAGGGACCCGGCATCACGCTGGCCATCGACGACCCGGTGAGCGCGGTCGAGCCGGACAAGCTGCTCGACACGATCCAGGAGCTGCGCGCGGCCGGCGCCGAGGCGATCCAGGTCAACGGCGTACGGGTGGTGGCCGACACGTACTTCTCCGGCGAGGCCGGGGCCATCGAGGTCGACGGGCAGAAGGTCGGCGCGCCGTACCTGTTCAAGGTCATCGGCAAGCCGCAGGACCTGGAGCCCGCGCTGAACATCCCGGGCGGCATCGTGCAGACCCTGGAGAAGGAGCAGGCCACGGCCACGGTGACCCGCTCCGAGAAGATCGTCGTGGATGCCTTGCGACCGGCGAAGCGGCCTGACTACGCTCGGTCGTCATCGCAGTGA
- a CDS encoding CDP-alcohol phosphatidyltransferase family protein, whose amino-acid sequence MEVQETRVQTDRVLTIPNILSMARLVGVPLFLWLILRPEFGGPKSDGWALLVLALSGVSDYLDGKLARRWNQISSLGRILDPAADRLYILSTLVGLTWRDILPLWLTLALLARELMLLVMVGILRRHGYPPPQVNFLGKAATFNLMYAFPLLLLSDGKTWLASLAEVFGWAFAGWGTTLYWWAGILYVVQVRRLVKADAAAD is encoded by the coding sequence GTGGAGGTACAGGAGACTCGCGTTCAGACGGACCGGGTCCTCACCATCCCCAACATCCTGAGCATGGCCCGGCTCGTCGGTGTTCCGCTCTTCCTGTGGCTGATCCTCCGCCCCGAGTTCGGCGGGCCCAAGAGCGACGGCTGGGCATTGCTCGTCCTGGCGCTCAGCGGTGTCAGTGACTATCTCGACGGCAAGCTGGCCCGGCGCTGGAATCAGATCAGCAGCCTGGGCCGCATCCTCGACCCCGCCGCCGACCGCCTCTACATCCTTTCCACGCTCGTCGGACTGACCTGGCGGGACATCCTGCCGCTCTGGCTGACCCTCGCTCTCCTCGCCCGCGAGCTGATGCTTCTGGTGATGGTGGGAATCCTCCGGCGCCATGGATATCCGCCGCCGCAGGTGAACTTCCTGGGCAAGGCCGCGACGTTCAACTTGATGTATGCGTTCCCCTTGCTACTGCTCAGTGACGGCAAGACGTGGCTTGCGTCACTCGCTGAAGTTTTCGGGTGGGCGTTCGCCGGATGGGGTACAACTCTCTATTGGTGGGCAGGGATCCTCTACGTGGTCCAGGTCCGCCGACTTGTCAAGGCGGATGCCGCGGCCGATTGA
- a CDS encoding MerR family transcriptional regulator encodes MSSGDGTAGGLPGLSPGESGPYPLHGGAADSTTDVIGYRGPTACAAAGITYRQLDYWARTGLVEPSVRPAYGSGTQRLYSFRDVVVLKIVKRFLDTGVALQNIRAAVQHLRSRGLRDLERMTLMSDGATVYECSSPDEVVDLLQGGQGIFGIAVGVVWRDVEAALSQLHGERVDTGETLVGHNPADELARRRRDKAV; translated from the coding sequence ATGAGCAGCGGCGACGGTACGGCAGGGGGTCTCCCCGGATTGAGTCCGGGAGAGAGCGGGCCGTATCCGCTTCACGGAGGTGCGGCCGACTCGACGACCGACGTCATCGGATACCGGGGCCCCACCGCGTGCGCGGCCGCCGGTATCACGTACCGGCAGCTCGACTACTGGGCCCGTACGGGGCTGGTCGAGCCGAGCGTGCGGCCCGCCTACGGGTCGGGCACCCAGCGTCTCTACAGTTTTCGCGACGTCGTCGTCCTGAAGATCGTCAAGCGGTTCCTCGACACCGGTGTCGCGCTGCAGAACATCAGGGCCGCGGTGCAGCACCTGCGGAGCCGGGGGCTGCGGGATCTGGAGCGCATGACGCTCATGAGCGACGGCGCCACGGTGTACGAGTGTTCGTCGCCGGACGAGGTCGTGGATCTCCTCCAGGGCGGCCAGGGCATCTTCGGGATCGCCGTGGGTGTGGTGTGGCGGGATGTCGAGGCGGCGCTGTCGCAGCTGCACGGCGAGCGCGTCGACACCGGTGAGACGCTGGTCGGCCACAACCCCGCGGACGAACTGGCGCGTCGCCGACGCGACAAGGCCGTCTGA
- a CDS encoding FHA domain-containing protein, with protein sequence MSGGHGRCEGVRVGRCVHSGFVLPHGRVCFVQGESPVKLFGKLFGKSAREDGGNAKHRAPRQGQSEEEQGAERPLFRDEVAGPGGDIPGGQGASSVDPAGSGRIGSDPYATSAHAGQPRQEDASMPVCTRCGHRNAEASRFCSNCGAPLRGGAPAERASETTSTISISGLEAYDSETTGQTQLPSLSPEAQAAVDALPLGSALLVVRRGPNSGSRFLLDSDLTTAGRHPQSDIFLDDVTVSRRHVEFRRAQDGSFTVADVGSLNGTYVNREPIDSVQLTSGDEVQIGKYRLVFYASQRGV encoded by the coding sequence CTGTCCGGAGGTCACGGACGTTGTGAAGGTGTCCGGGTCGGCAGGTGTGTTCATTCAGGGTTCGTCCTGCCCCACGGGCGGGTCTGTTTCGTTCAAGGGGAATCGCCCGTGAAGTTGTTTGGGAAGTTGTTCGGCAAGAGCGCACGCGAGGACGGCGGCAACGCCAAGCACCGTGCGCCGCGGCAGGGGCAGAGCGAGGAGGAGCAGGGCGCCGAGCGTCCGCTCTTCCGGGACGAGGTCGCTGGTCCGGGTGGTGACATTCCGGGCGGACAGGGCGCGTCTTCTGTTGACCCTGCCGGTTCCGGCCGCATAGGTTCCGATCCGTACGCGACCAGCGCCCACGCGGGTCAGCCGCGGCAGGAGGATGCGTCCATGCCGGTGTGTACGCGGTGCGGCCACCGCAATGCCGAGGCGAGTCGGTTCTGCTCCAACTGCGGCGCGCCGCTGCGCGGCGGCGCTCCCGCCGAGCGCGCTTCGGAGACGACCTCGACGATCTCGATCTCGGGTCTCGAGGCGTACGACTCGGAGACGACGGGGCAGACGCAGCTGCCCTCGCTGTCGCCGGAGGCCCAGGCGGCCGTCGACGCGCTGCCGCTCGGCTCGGCGCTTCTCGTGGTGCGGCGCGGCCCGAACTCGGGCAGCCGGTTCCTGCTCGACAGCGATCTGACGACGGCCGGCCGTCACCCGCAGAGCGACATCTTCCTGGACGACGTGACCGTGTCGCGTCGCCACGTGGAGTTCCGCAGGGCGCAGGATGGCAGCTTCACCGTCGCGGACGTGGGCAGCCTCAACGGCACCTACGTCAACCGTGAGCCGATCGACTCGGTCCAGCTGACCAGTGGGGACGAGGTGCAGATCGGCAAGTACCGGCTGGTCTTCTACGCGAGCCAGCGGGGCGTCTGA
- a CDS encoding bifunctional nuclease family protein has protein sequence MNELDVVGVRVEMPSNQPIVLLREVGGDRYLPIWIGPGEATAIAFAQQGMAPVRPLTHDLFKDVLEAVGQELTEVRITDLREGVFYAELVFASGVEVSARPSDAIALALRTGTPIYGSDGVLDDAGIAIPDEQEDEVEKFREFLDQISPEDFGTSNQ, from the coding sequence GTGAACGAGCTCGATGTTGTCGGTGTCCGGGTGGAAATGCCGTCCAACCAGCCGATCGTGCTCCTGCGGGAAGTGGGAGGCGACCGGTACCTCCCCATCTGGATCGGTCCGGGGGAGGCGACGGCGATCGCTTTCGCCCAGCAGGGCATGGCTCCTGTTAGGCCGCTCACCCATGACCTCTTCAAGGACGTGCTGGAGGCCGTCGGCCAGGAGCTGACCGAGGTCCGCATCACGGACCTGCGCGAAGGGGTCTTCTACGCGGAGCTGGTGTTCGCCAGCGGTGTCGAAGTGAGCGCGAGGCCCTCCGACGCCATAGCGCTGGCCTTGCGTACCGGGACGCCCATCTACGGCAGCGACGGCGTGCTGGACGACGCCGGTATCGCGATCCCGGACGAGCAGGAGGACGAAGTGGAGAAGTTCCGCGAGTTCCTCGACCAGATCTCTCCGGAGGACTTCGGTACGAGCAACCAGTGA
- a CDS encoding PRC-barrel domain-containing protein, producing the protein MQSDIDPRSLIGRKAFDRDGHKIGTVDEVYLDDATGAPEWAAVRTGLFGRDAFVPLEPSEVVGEGLHVPFERSLIKDAPDFGVGRHLSPEQELQLYHHYGLDLPAPPEGSPDRDFGRLADSDD; encoded by the coding sequence GTGCAGAGCGACATCGACCCGCGCAGCCTGATCGGGCGCAAGGCGTTCGACCGTGACGGCCACAAAATCGGCACGGTGGACGAGGTGTACCTCGACGACGCCACCGGTGCTCCGGAGTGGGCCGCCGTACGGACGGGCCTCTTCGGCCGCGACGCCTTCGTCCCCCTGGAGCCGAGCGAGGTCGTCGGCGAGGGCCTGCACGTGCCCTTCGAGCGCTCACTGATCAAGGACGCACCGGACTTCGGGGTGGGCCGCCACCTCTCCCCCGAGCAGGAGCTGCAGCTCTACCACCACTACGGTCTGGACCTGCCCGCGCCGCCGGAGGGATCCCCCGACCGGGACTTCGGCCGGCTGGCCGACTCCGACGACTGA
- a CDS encoding MerR family transcriptional regulator: MLRTPTGGAGHGTADAGDRLVSIGTVLNQLREEFPEVTISKIRFLEAEGLVEPQRTASGYRKFSPQDVERLALILRMQRDHYLPLKVIREHLEALERGEQIQLPAQSAGPQGEAAAAATPWEPEPDRPTAARIGRAELLAAAEVGEEELAEWESYGLIVPAADGGYDAETVTVAKLVADLGRFGLEPRHLRAVKAAADREAGLVEQIVAPLRRHRNPQTRAHAEATTKELAALSVRLHAALVQTALGVRFH; this comes from the coding sequence ATGCTGCGAACACCGACGGGCGGTGCCGGTCACGGCACCGCCGACGCGGGCGACCGGCTGGTGAGCATCGGTACGGTGCTCAACCAGCTGCGCGAAGAGTTCCCCGAGGTCACGATCTCCAAGATCAGGTTCCTGGAGGCGGAGGGGCTCGTCGAGCCGCAGAGGACGGCTTCCGGGTACCGGAAGTTCAGCCCGCAGGACGTGGAGCGGCTGGCGCTGATCCTGCGGATGCAGCGGGATCACTATCTGCCCCTCAAGGTCATCCGGGAGCACCTGGAGGCGCTGGAGCGGGGCGAGCAGATCCAGCTGCCCGCCCAGAGCGCCGGCCCCCAGGGCGAGGCCGCGGCAGCGGCCACCCCGTGGGAGCCGGAGCCCGACCGGCCCACGGCGGCCCGCATCGGGCGGGCCGAGCTGCTCGCCGCCGCCGAGGTCGGCGAGGAGGAGCTGGCCGAGTGGGAGTCGTACGGGCTGATCGTCCCGGCGGCGGACGGCGGGTACGACGCGGAGACGGTGACCGTGGCGAAGCTGGTCGCCGACCTGGGCAGGTTCGGCCTGGAGCCGAGGCACCTGCGGGCCGTGAAGGCCGCCGCGGACCGGGAGGCCGGGCTGGTCGAGCAGATCGTGGCGCCGCTGCGCCGGCACCGCAATCCGCAGACCAGGGCACATGCCGAGGCGACCACGAAGGAGCTGGCCGCGCTGTCCGTGCGGCTGCACGCCGCGCTGGTGCAGACGGCGCTGGGAGTCAGGTTCCACTGA
- a CDS encoding DNA polymerase IV: protein MRTAPTILHLDMDAFYAAVEQAAKPSLRGKAVVVGGLGPRGVVATASYEARRFGVHSAMPMAQARRLAPNAAYLVPRFTVYRMVSEQVMELLGRLSPLVEPLSLDEAFVDLEAGGTADDAASARAAGEQLRRDIRAATGLSGSVGLAGSKMLAKIASEQAKPDGLMLIEPGTERALLAPMGVRTLPGIGPATEDHLRRAGMTTVADLAEAGEDELVRLLGKAHGASLYAMALGHDDRPVVAERDAKSVSVEDTFDVDLHDRVRVRWEVERLADRCVTRLRAAGRSGRTVVLKVRRYDFSTLTRSETLRGPTDDPAVVREAAARLLDAVDTTGGVRLLGVGVTGLADFTQEDLFAQAAEAARTTGEEDGVSPSAAEAEAEAVDGAVAGVAPAGATVGRAERADAAGGEIQEARVREPGTESGAGFREDSGLGVGTVVAGPAGPRGGGRTWAAGQDVRHVEYGAGWVQGSGLGRVTVRFEEPGSAPGRVRTFWTDDPGLQPSDPLPLVPGGAARDQSSESASRPKSRSGDPSGGAGRSRP, encoded by the coding sequence GTGAGAACCGCGCCGACGATCCTGCATCTGGACATGGATGCGTTCTACGCCGCTGTGGAGCAGGCGGCGAAGCCCAGTCTGCGCGGAAAGGCCGTCGTCGTGGGCGGGCTGGGGCCGCGCGGGGTGGTGGCCACCGCGTCGTACGAGGCGCGTCGGTTCGGTGTGCACTCGGCGATGCCCATGGCGCAGGCCCGGCGGCTGGCGCCGAACGCCGCGTACCTGGTGCCGCGCTTCACGGTGTACCGGATGGTGAGCGAGCAGGTCATGGAGCTGCTGGGCCGGCTGTCGCCGCTGGTGGAGCCGCTGAGCCTGGACGAGGCGTTCGTCGACCTGGAGGCCGGGGGGACCGCCGACGATGCGGCGAGCGCCCGGGCGGCCGGCGAGCAGTTGCGCCGGGACATCCGCGCCGCCACCGGACTGTCGGGGTCCGTGGGGCTCGCCGGCTCCAAGATGCTCGCCAAGATCGCGTCCGAGCAGGCCAAGCCCGACGGGCTCATGCTGATCGAGCCGGGCACCGAGCGCGCCCTGCTGGCCCCCATGGGTGTGCGCACCCTGCCGGGCATCGGGCCGGCCACGGAGGATCACCTGCGGCGGGCCGGTATGACGACGGTCGCGGACCTGGCCGAGGCGGGCGAGGACGAGCTGGTGCGGCTGCTGGGCAAGGCGCACGGGGCGTCCCTGTACGCGATGGCCCTGGGGCACGACGACCGGCCCGTGGTGGCGGAGCGGGACGCCAAGTCGGTGTCCGTGGAGGACACCTTCGACGTCGACCTGCACGACCGGGTGCGGGTGCGGTGGGAGGTCGAGCGGCTGGCCGACCGGTGCGTGACGCGGCTGCGGGCCGCGGGGCGCTCCGGGCGCACGGTGGTGCTGAAGGTCCGGCGGTACGACTTCTCGACGCTCACCCGGTCCGAGACCCTGCGCGGCCCGACGGACGACCCCGCGGTCGTACGCGAGGCGGCGGCGCGGCTCCTGGACGCCGTGGACACCACGGGTGGGGTGCGGCTGCTGGGCGTGGGCGTGACCGGGCTGGCCGACTTCACGCAGGAGGACCTCTTCGCGCAGGCGGCGGAGGCCGCACGGACGACGGGGGAGGAGGACGGGGTGTCCCCATCGGCTGCCGAGGCCGAGGCCGAGGCCGTGGACGGGGCTGTGGCGGGGGTGGCCCCGGCCGGGGCCACGGTGGGGCGTGCCGAGCGGGCGGACGCGGCCGGTGGCGAGATACAGGAGGCCCGTGTCCGTGAGCCGGGCACGGAATCCGGCGCCGGCTTCCGGGAGGACAGCGGCCTGGGCGTGGGGACAGTCGTCGCAGGGCCCGCCGGGCCGCGCGGGGGCGGGCGGACCTGGGCGGCCGGGCAGGACGTGCGGCACGTGGAGTACGGGGCCGGGTGGGTGCAGGGCAGCGGCCTCGGACGCGTCACCGTACGGTTCGAGGAGCCCGGGTCGGCGCCGGGGCGGGTGCGGACGTTCTGGACGGACGACCCCGGGCTGCAGCCCTCGGACCCGCTGCCCCTGGTGCCGGGCGGGGCCGCGCGGGATCAGTCGTCGGAGTCGGCCAGCCGGCCGAAGTCCCGGTCGGGGGATCCCTCCGGCGGCGCGGGCAGGTCCAGACCGTAG
- a CDS encoding small basic family protein, protein MIAVLGLVVGVVVGLLIRPEVPAVVEPYLPIAVVAALDAVFGGLRAMLDGIFVDKVFVVSFLSNVVVAALIVFLGDKLGVGAQLSTGVVVVLGIRIFSNAAAIRRHVFRA, encoded by the coding sequence GTGATCGCCGTACTGGGCCTCGTCGTGGGAGTCGTGGTCGGGCTGTTGATCCGGCCGGAGGTTCCGGCGGTGGTCGAGCCCTATCTGCCGATCGCCGTCGTCGCCGCCCTCGACGCGGTGTTCGGAGGCCTGCGCGCCATGCTCGACGGGATCTTCGTCGACAAGGTCTTCGTCGTCTCCTTCCTGTCGAACGTCGTCGTGGCCGCGCTCATCGTGTTCCTCGGAGACAAGCTGGGCGTGGGGGCGCAGCTGTCCACGGGTGTGGTGGTCGTCCTCGGCATCCGGATCTTCTCCAACGCGGCCGCCATCCGGCGGCATGTCTTCCGGGCGTGA